Genomic DNA from Longimicrobium sp.:
ACGATCTGGTCGCCCTCCTTGTCCACCGCCACGCGGCCGCGGACGGGGCTCAGCGACACGGCGTCCTCCACGCCCTGCTCCGCCAACTCCTCGTCGAACACGAACACCACCGGGCCCGTCCACCCCTGCAGGCTGGCCATGGTGTCTGGACGCGTGGCCAGCAGCCGCGGCGCCTGCTTGTCCTCGGGCCCGCCCGGCGGGGCCTGCACGTTGGCACACGCCGCCAGCCCCAGGAGGACGGCGGCACGTGCCAGGCGCTCCATCCGCATCACGCCGCGCCTTCCAGCGCGTGGAGCTTTTCCGCCAGCTTTCCGCGCTGGTCGCCGAACGACGCCAGCTTGTCGCGCTCGTACTGAACCACGTTCTCCGGCGCGCGGGCGACGAACGACTCGTTGGATAGCTTCTTTTCCGTCCCCGCGATGTGCCCGTCCAGCCGCTGGATCTCGTCCCGAAGCCGGGCGCGCTCCTTGTCCAGGTCGATGACGCCGGCCAGGGGGATGAACAGCTCCGTCCCCGAGCGCAGCACCGCGCTGGCACCGACGTCGCCATCCGCCCCCGCGAACTCCATCTCGTCCACGCGGCACATGTCGCGGAGCGCGCGGCGGCTCGCATCCAGCACAGCCTTCACCTCGTCCGACGCGCCGGGAATGCGCAGCGGCACGCGGGCGGCGGGCTGAATGCCGTACTCGCCGCGGATGGTGCGCACGGCGCCGATCACCGCCTGCAGCTCTTCGATGGCCCTCTCGGCGGCTTCGTCCTCCCACTCCGCCCGCGGCTGCGGCCAGGGGGCCACGATCAGCGCAGGCGCCTCGCCTTCAGCCTTGGGCAGCTTCTGCCACACCACCTCGGTGATGAACGGCATCACGGGGTGAAGAATGCGCAGCGCCCCATCAAGCGCCTGGGCCAGCGTGGCCTGCGCCGCGCGGCGGCTGGCCTCGCCCATGTCGCCGCGCAGGCGGGGCTTCACCAGCTCCAGGTACCAGTCGGCCAACTCGCCCCAGAAGAACTCGTAGCCGCGCGTGGCCGCGTCCTGCAGCCGGAAGCGCTCCAGCGAGTCGGTGACCTCGCGCACCGCCCTGGAGAGCCGCGACAGGATCCACCGGTCCATCGGCTCCAGGTCGGACGCCACTTCGTCCAAGGGGACGCGAGGACCGTCGCCCAGGTTCATCAGCGCGAACCGGCCGGCGTTCCACAGCTTGTTGGCGAAGTTGCGCCCGGGGCCGAACGTCTCGTCCAGGTTCTCGTAGTTCAGCAGCTGGTCCGTCCCCGCCCCGGAGCCGCTGACCACGGTGTAGCGCAGCGCGTCGGCGCCGAAGCGCTGCTTCACCACCAGCGGGTCGATGCCGTTGCCCAGCGACTTCGACATCT
This window encodes:
- a CDS encoding Ig-like domain-containing protein encodes the protein MRMERLARAAVLLGLAACANVQAPPGGPEDKQAPRLLATRPDTMASLQGWTGPVVFVFDEELAEQGVEDAVSLSPVRGRVAVDKEGDQIVIRSRAGWERGQIYQAEVAAGIKDRFGNARTEPIRLVFSTGPAIPDTRASG
- a CDS encoding class I tRNA ligase family protein; the encoded protein is AEPALQAWRDGRVRFHPERFGRTYEHWLENIRDWCISRQLWWGHRIPVWYCGDCGETIVAREDPTACTKCGGSALEQDPDVLDTWFSSWLWPFSTMGWPEDTADMRKFYPNSTLVSGHDILFFWISRMIMAGLEFRGEVPFRDVYLTGMVRDHLGRKMSKSLGNGIDPLVVKQRFGADALRYTVVSGSGAGTDQLLNYENLDETFGPGRNFANKLWNAGRFALMNLGDGPRVPLDEVASDLEPMDRWILSRLSRAVREVTDSLERFRLQDAATRGYEFFWGELADWYLELVKPRLRGDMGEASRRAAQATLAQALDGALRILHPVMPFITEVVWQKLPKAEGEAPALIVAPWPQPRAEWEDEAAERAIEELQAVIGAVRTIRGEYGIQPAARVPLRIPGASDEVKAVLDASRRALRDMCRVDEMEFAGADGDVGASAVLRSGTELFIPLAGVIDLDKERARLRDEIQRLDGHIAGTEKKLSNESFVARAPENVVQYERDKLASFGDQRGKLAEKLHALEGAA